The following are from one region of the Phyllostomus discolor isolate MPI-MPIP mPhyDis1 chromosome 9, mPhyDis1.pri.v3, whole genome shotgun sequence genome:
- the TP53RK gene encoding EKC/KEOPS complex subunit TP53RK — translation MAAASAAAGEAGEEPAAEADALAAARERSSRFLSGLELVKQGAEARVFRGRFQGRAAVVKHRFPKGYRHPALEARLSRRRTVQEARALLRCRRAGISAPVVFFVDYASNCLFMEDIEGSVTVRDYIQSILEAEKTPERLLGLAQTIGQVLAHMHDEDLVHGDLTTSNMLLRPPPEQLDIVLIDFGLSFVSALPEDKGVDLYVLEKAFLSTHPNTESVFEAFLKSYSASSKKAKPVLKKLDEVRLRGRKRSMVG, via the exons ATGGCGGCGGCCAGTGCTGCAGCGGGCGAGGCCGGCGAGGAACCCGCGGCGGAGGCCGACGCGTTGGCCGCGGCACGGGAGCGGAGCAGCCGCTTCTTGAGCGGCCTGGAGCTGGTGAAGCAGGGCGCCGAGGCGCGCGTGTTCCGCGGCCGCTTCCAGGGCCGCGCGGCCGTGGTGAAGCACCGCTTCCCCAAGGGCTACCGGCACCCGGCGCTGGAGGCGCGGCTCAGCCGGCGGCGGACCGTGCAGGAGGCCCGGGCGCTGCTCCGCTGCCGCCGCGCAG GCATATCTGCCCCCGTCGTCTTCTTTGTGGATTACGCTTCCAACTGCTTGTTCATGGAAGACATCGAAGGCTCAGTGACTGTTCGAGATTACATCCAGTCCATCCTGGAGGCTGAAAAAACTCCCGAAAGGCTCCTGGGCTTGGCCCAGACCATCGGGCAGGTTTTGGCTCACATGCACGATGAGGACCTCGTTCACGGCGACCTCACCACCTCCAACATGCTCCTGAGACCGCCCCCGGAGCAGCTGGACATCGTGCTCATAGACTTCGGGCTGAGTTTCGTCTCGGCGCTTCCGGAAGACAAGGGGGTCGACCTGTACGTGCTGGAGAAGGCCTTTCTCAGCACCCACCCCAACACCGAGAGTGTGTTCGAGGCCTTTCTGAAGAGCTACTCCGCCTCCTCCAAAAAGGCCAAGCCAGTGCTCAAAAAGCTGGACGAGGTGCGCCTGAGAGGACGGAAGAGGTCCATGGTCGGGTAG
- the SLC2A10 gene encoding solute carrier family 2, facilitated glucose transporter member 10 — protein sequence MGHPPPLLPLCASVSLLGGLTFGYELAVISGALLPLQLDFGLSCLEQELLVGSLLLGALLASLVGGFLIDRYGRKRAILGSNAVLLAGSLSLGLAGSLAWLVLGRSAAGFAISLSSMACCIYVSELVGPQQRGVLVSLYEAGITVGILLSYALNYALASVPRGWRHMFGWATAPAVLQSLSLLVLPAGTDEAEAHRDLIPLQGGEATKLDPERPRYSFLDLFRERDNMRGRTTVGLGLVLFQQLTGQPNVLCYASTIFHSVGFRGGSSAVLASVGLGAVKVVATLTAMGLVDRAGRRALLLAGCALMALSVSGIGLVSFAVPMDSGPSCLAMPNATGLANLPGDADQPTGLSSHPLPTASKNQGQPVSSTSEKTRRHPRAGDPTTPPGPALSSASQAPPPPAAGRALMHWTALVCMMLFVSAFSFGFGPVTWLVLSEIYPAEIRGRAFAFCNSFNWAANLFISLSFLDLIGTIGLSWTFLLYGLTAVLGLGFIYLFVPETKGQSLSEIDQQFQRRRFAPSFGHRQSTAGVQYSRMKVSVAS from the exons ATGG GCCACCcaccccccctcctgcccctgtgtGCCTCTGTGTCCTTGCTGGGTGGCTTGACCTTTGGTTATGAGCTGGCCGTCATATCGGGTGCGCTGCTGCCGCTGCAACTCGACTTCGGGCTAAGCTGCTTGGAGCAGGAGCTCCTGGTGGGCAGCCTGCTCCTGGGGGCTCTCCTCGCCTCCCTGGTAGGGGGCTTCCTCATCGATCGCTACGGCAGGAAACGCGCCATCCTCGGGAGCAACGCGGTGCTGCTGGCAGGCAGCCtgagcctgggcctggctggctcCCTGGCCTGGCTGGTCCTGGGCCGCTCGGCGGCCGGCTTTgccatctccctctcctccatGGCCTGCTGCATCTACGTGTCAGAGCTGGTGGGGCCTCAGCAGCGGGGAGTGCTGGTGTCCCTCTATGAGGCAGGCATTACGGTAGGCATCCTGCTCTCCTACGCGCTCAACTACGCCCTGGCCAGTGTCCCCCGGGGGTGGCGGCATATGTTCGGCTGGGCCACTGCCCCTGCCGTCCTGCAGTCCCTCAGCCTCCTCGTCCTCCCTGCTGGTACAGATGAGGCCGAGGCTCACAGGGACCTCATCCCCCTCCAGGGAGGCGAGGCCACCAAGCTGGACCCGGAGAGGCCAAGATACTCCTTTCTGGACCTCTTCAGGGAACGGGATAACATGCGAGGCCGGACCaccgtggggctggggctggtgctTTTCCAGCAGCTAACGGGGCAGCCCAACGTGCTGTGCTATGCCTCCACCATCTTTCACTCGGTCGGCTTCCGCGGGGGATCCTCCGCGGTGCTGGCCTCGGTGGGGCTGGGCGCTGTCAAGGTGGTGGCTACCCTGACTGCCATGGGGCTGGTGGACCGAGCGGGCCGCAGGGCCCTACTATTAGCTGGCTGTGCCCTGATGGCCCTGTCGGTCAGCGGCATAGGCCTCGTCAGCTTTGCTGTGCCCATGGACTCAGGCCCAAGTTGCCTGGCCATGCCCAATGCCACCGGGCTAGCAAACCTCCCTGGAGACGCGGACCAGCCGACGGGATTGTCTTCACACCCACTGCCAACCGCCAGCAAGAACCAAGGGCAGCCAGTCTCATCAACCTCCGAGAAAACCAGGCGCCACCCCAGAGCCGGGGACCCCACAACCCCTCCTGGGCCAGCCCTAAGCTCCGCCTCCCAGGCACCGCCTCCTCCTGCCGCAGGGCGAGCCCTGATGCACTGGACGGCGCTGGTCTGCATGATGCTCTTCGTGAGCGCCTTCTCCTTCGGATTTGGACCAG TGACCTGGCTTGTCCTCAGCGAGATCTACCCCGCGGAGATCCGAGGGAGGGCCTTCGCCTTCTGTAATAGCTTCAACTGGGCCGCCAACCTCTTCATCAGCCTCTCCTTCCTCGACCTCATCG GCACCATTGGCCTGTCCTGGACCTTCCTGCTGTACGGGCTGACCGCGGTCCTTGGTCTGGGCTTCATCTACTTATTTGTCCCTGAAACGAAGGGCCAGTCGTTGTCAGAGATAGACCAGCAATTCCAGAGGCGGCG GTTCGCCCCGAGCTTTGGCCACAGGCAGAGCACAGCTGGCGTCCAGTACAGCCGCATGAAGGTCTCCGTGGCCTCCTGA